ATGTATCTAGAAGGTTTTAATTTCTCGGTTGCTGTTGGCGTTGGTTTTATCGCATTGGCCGGCGTTGCTGTAGAAATTGGCGTGATCATGTTGGTGTATTTGAATCAAGCACTGCAAGATTTAAAAGATGAACACAAAGCCAAAGGCACAGCTATTAAAAAAGCGGATTATCTAGAAGCCATTTTACACGGAGCAGGGTTACGTGTTCGACCTGTGATGATGACAGTGGCAACCATCATTATTGGCCTGTTACCAATCTTATATGGTGATGGCACAGGCTCTGAAGTGATGTGTCGAATTGCAGCACCTATGGTCGGCGGCATGTCGAGCGCAGTGTTACTCACTTTGATTGTTTTACCAGCGGTTTATTGTTTAATGAAAGCGGGTGAGGTCAAAAAGTTTAATGAAAATTTAGGGTGACCTAGGCATTTGCAATAACACAGTAGGTATGGTTTTATTGTTAGAGATTAAAAAAGGAATAATTTTTAATCTCTAACAACATTCTATAAAAATAATTTATAAGGAATCATTATGAAAACTTTACTTACAAGCGTTGTTGCAGCCATGACAATGGGTATATCTGTTTCGGCCTCTGCATATGTTAATTCTTTCCCTGAATATTATGGTCATATAACCTGCCATAAGCCAGTTGCAGGCAATCCATTTAACATTTTGTGGAGTAAACAATTAAGCTCTTGGGAAGAAGGCGATGTGCTAATTTCCCTTTGTAAATCACAAGGTGGTTTTGCAGCAGATCACAGAACTTGATTTTAACTTGATACAAAAAAGAGAGTTCAACTTAGGGTTAAACTCTCTTTTATATGATTAAAGTTTAAATCATTAATTACCTTCAGAATTGATTATCATCCAGCAAATTTAAAACTGATAAGACACACTTAAACGTATATCACGGCCTGGTTCATACATACCTTTTAATGTTTCATAGCCTTTACCAAATTTACTAAAGTCGCCAACACTGCCGTGGCTTCGGTATGTTTCGTTAAATAAGTTTTGAATAGAAAGGTCAAAACGTAACTGCTCAGTTGGTTCGTATCGTGCGTATACATCAACTAAGTTGTAGCCTTCTTTATCGATGCTACCTAGCTCATCAACCCAGCCTAACTCTAAAGAGCGGTGCATAACTTCAATATCATTTAAATCCGCAACATATTTAAAATTAAAGCCCGTTTTGATGCTATCTGTTACTTCATAGTTAAAGTTGATATTCAGTGCGTCACCTACAGCATTACCAAGTCCACCATATTCGTAGGCATTGATATCTACGTTATTGCGAATGACTTGCTGTTTGCCGCCTTCAACGGAATTATCTGGCCAAATAAATGGCATATTATTTAGTACAACATCGTTATGGTTAAAGCTAACTAACACATCAAATTGATTTGCTTGGTAGCCTGCAACAAGTTCAACACCTGTGCTTTCTAAGTCGCCGATATTTTCGTAAAAAACACCTTCACGACCTTTGAATTTATCGAATACCACACCATTGATAGTGCTCTGGTAAACAGATGCTTCGAATAGCCATGTGCCATCGTTGTATTCAAGGCCAAGCTCAATGTTTTCTACCTCTTCTGGCGCGAGTTCAGGGTTGTCGTTTACTTCACCTGCGGTAAATGCATCAGCTACTTGGCGGCCTCTTAAGGCTTCTGCATAGCCTGCGCTCAAGGTTATGTTTTCTGCTAATGTGTATTTAAAACCGATGTTTTTACTAAAGCCGTCTTGTTTTTTAACTGAAAAGTCTTTGCTCTTTGTGACAGGGTTGCCTTGCGCATCATGCTCAACTACCCATTTGCCATCCACTTTAACCCAGCTAGCTTCAAGACCTGTGTGGTCTAGCTCGTAGGCGTCATAACGTACACCAAAGCTCAGTAATAGGTCAGGTGTAATTTGCCAATGGTCCTGAGCATACACACCTGTCACAGTACCGTCTTCGTTTGCTTTGCCGCCAAATGCTTCGTATGACTCAGAATTAACTTCATCATTCTTTTGTTCAATACCATAAGTTAGAACGTGATCGCCTAGGTCACTGGTATTTCTGATATCGAAACCTGTGGTCTTAATTCCTGCGTTCCAAGTGTAAAGCTCGCGCTTTAAAGAGGACTCAGTTGAGTAAAGTGTGGTTTCTAAATTGATGAATTCGTTTAAATAAAGCGCATGGTTTAGCACTAAAGTTT
The sequence above is drawn from the Pseudoalteromonas phenolica genome and encodes:
- a CDS encoding TonB-dependent receptor, whose product is MTFKATPVFKTKILPTLIAGLLSTQAVATEKDTDNKDIEKIVVVGATTNSEITPEQLDNYQANDLEDIFRATPSITVGGSLGIVQKVFVRGLEDSMMNITVDGAPQTSTLFHHVGRVSIEPELLRSVEVQAGAGEATAGSGAVGGAIRFKTKTANDLLNADEQFGGLAKASIFSNDGNKQSVALYGRVTDSVNVLASYVNVSRDNMEDGEGDLIPGTGSDQALGFVKVDAEISDSQFITVSYETREEEGEFGKQTNWVQTIDAPLFKTWSDRETLVLNHALYLNEFINLETTLYSTESSLKRELYTWNAGIKTTGFDIRNTSDLGDHVLTYGIEQKNDEVNSESYEAFGGKANEDGTVTGVYAQDHWQITPDLLLSFGVRYDAYELDHTGLEASWVKVDGKWVVEHDAQGNPVTKSKDFSVKKQDGFSKNIGFKYTLAENITLSAGYAEALRGRQVADAFTAGEVNDNPELAPEEVENIELGLEYNDGTWLFEASVYQSTINGVVFDKFKGREGVFYENIGDLESTGVELVAGYQANQFDVLVSFNHNDVVLNNMPFIWPDNSVEGGKQQVIRNNVDINAYEYGGLGNAVGDALNINFNYEVTDSIKTGFNFKYVADLNDIEVMHRSLELGWVDELGSIDKEGYNLVDVYARYEPTEQLRFDLSIQNLFNETYRSHGSVGDFSKFGKGYETLKGMYEPGRDIRLSVSYQF